A portion of the Bacillus sp. es.034 genome contains these proteins:
- the pknB gene encoding Stk1 family PASTA domain-containing Ser/Thr kinase, protein MMEGKRISGRYRIIKLIGGGGMANVYLAHDVILDREVAIKMLRIDFANEEEFIKRFQREAQSATSLAHPNIVSIYDVGEEDDLYYIVMEYVHGMTLKQYIQQHSPVNVDKAIDIMKQLTIAMSHAHQNHIVHRDIKPHNILLDEEGNVKITDFGIAMALSATSITQTNSVLGSVHYLSPEQARGGMATKKSDIYSLGIVMFELLTGRLPFSGESAVSIALKHLQSETPSLKRWNPDIPQSVENIVLKATAKDPFRRYESLEEMDEDLSTALDADRMNEPKFAVPLDDEATKAIPVITDQKAYSNLDDTIVHHQTDDVKTKPTPPVKEGKKGKKDKTKPPKGKSKKKWPMVIIGLFFLLILLGVAAVTMVPGLLGPKEIEVPNVSEMDQTEAISTIISAGFVVGETKKVPDEEIPEEYVIKTNPKAGRMANEGSAVDIYVSTGKEKVEVEDYVGKDFEEVSADLEEKGFTVEKEEEFNEDEAQGTILDQDPSPGEEVVAEETTITFTVSKGRESFDLDSLEGFDQTALDKYEASKGINIIVQSEKFSSEVEEGKVISHKPVASTPITKGDTVYVIMSKGPEPPKEVPTKEVTEDILIPYKGQEGKPQSVEVFIDDKDSDLDDSDADQVQGIYEDTTITMTFTLEEGTKGEYIILVDGKEYKRGTVDYPKEE, encoded by the coding sequence ATGATGGAAGGTAAGCGCATCAGTGGGCGTTACAGAATTATTAAACTCATCGGTGGAGGGGGAATGGCGAACGTCTATTTAGCTCACGATGTGATTCTTGATCGTGAAGTGGCCATTAAAATGCTCCGGATCGACTTTGCCAATGAAGAGGAATTCATTAAACGATTCCAACGGGAAGCCCAATCTGCTACTAGTCTTGCCCACCCTAATATTGTGAGCATCTATGATGTAGGAGAAGAGGATGACCTCTATTATATCGTCATGGAATATGTTCATGGCATGACCTTAAAGCAATACATACAGCAACACTCGCCTGTCAATGTCGACAAGGCGATCGATATCATGAAGCAACTGACAATCGCCATGTCACATGCGCATCAGAATCATATCGTGCACCGTGACATCAAGCCTCATAACATCCTTCTCGATGAAGAAGGAAATGTGAAGATAACCGATTTCGGGATCGCCATGGCCCTCAGTGCCACGTCGATCACCCAGACCAATTCGGTTCTCGGGTCGGTACACTACCTTTCTCCCGAGCAGGCGAGAGGCGGGATGGCCACAAAGAAATCGGATATCTATTCACTCGGGATCGTCATGTTCGAATTGTTGACGGGCAGATTGCCTTTCTCGGGGGAGTCGGCTGTCTCGATTGCCTTAAAGCATCTGCAATCGGAAACACCTTCCTTAAAAAGGTGGAACCCGGACATTCCACAAAGTGTGGAAAATATCGTACTGAAAGCAACGGCAAAGGATCCTTTCAGACGCTACGAGAGCCTTGAAGAAATGGATGAAGACTTATCGACAGCCCTTGATGCCGATCGCATGAATGAACCCAAATTCGCCGTTCCTCTCGATGATGAAGCGACAAAAGCGATCCCTGTCATCACGGATCAAAAGGCGTACTCAAATTTAGATGATACAATCGTCCATCACCAGACAGACGACGTGAAAACCAAGCCTACCCCACCTGTGAAAGAGGGGAAGAAGGGTAAAAAAGATAAAACAAAACCGCCTAAGGGTAAAAGTAAGAAGAAGTGGCCGATGGTGATCATTGGTTTATTCTTTTTATTGATCCTGTTGGGAGTCGCTGCTGTCACGATGGTACCTGGTTTATTGGGACCGAAAGAGATAGAAGTACCGAACGTTTCTGAAATGGATCAAACCGAAGCAATCTCGACGATCATATCGGCTGGGTTTGTGGTCGGTGAAACCAAGAAGGTACCCGATGAAGAAATTCCCGAAGAATATGTGATCAAGACCAATCCGAAAGCTGGCCGGATGGCGAATGAAGGATCGGCTGTCGATATCTATGTCAGTACAGGTAAAGAAAAAGTGGAAGTCGAGGATTACGTCGGCAAGGACTTTGAAGAAGTGTCTGCTGATTTAGAGGAAAAAGGATTCACGGTAGAGAAAGAAGAAGAGTTTAATGAGGACGAGGCCCAGGGGACGATCCTGGATCAGGATCCATCGCCAGGGGAAGAAGTCGTGGCTGAGGAGACGACGATCACCTTTACGGTCAGTAAAGGGCGGGAATCCTTTGATTTAGACAGCTTAGAAGGGTTCGATCAAACTGCACTCGATAAATATGAAGCATCAAAAGGGATAAATATCATTGTGCAGAGTGAAAAATTCTCCTCAGAAGTAGAAGAGGGAAAAGTGATTTCCCATAAGCCGGTGGCAAGTACCCCAATTACAAAAGGTGATACAGTTTATGTGATCATGTCTAAGGGTCCTGAACCGCCGAAGGAAGTACCGACTAAGGAGGTTACCGAAGACATTCTCATCCCATATAAGGGACAAGAAGGAAAACCTCAATCCGTGGAGGTATTCATTGACGATAAGGACAGTGATCTCGACGACAGTGATGCAGACCAAGTCCAAGGAATTTACGAAGATACGACCATTACGATGACCTTCACGTTAGAAGAAGGAACAAAAGGGGAATATATTATTTTAGTCGATGGTAAAGAGTATAAAAGAGGTACTGTCGATTATCCTAAAGAAGAATAA
- a CDS encoding Stp1/IreP family PP2C-type Ser/Thr phosphatase: MKTVYFTDKGKVRQLNEDSAGVFVNQHGDHLAVVADGMGGHRAGDVASELTISILKDLWEKTEKFHTADEAENWLKSTINEVNKEVYTYSQSNSECEGMGTTLVGAICTSLFATIVNIGDSRGYILNENGFHQLTEDHTLVNELVRSGEISKEDAEHHPRKNVILRAIGTEASITMDIKTIMFEEEDLILLCSDGLSNKVSEKEMKEVLAQDHSLENKGESLVHLANEYGGEDNITVVIVEFAAETESG; encoded by the coding sequence GTGAAGACGGTTTATTTTACGGACAAAGGGAAAGTGCGGCAGCTGAATGAAGATAGTGCCGGTGTATTCGTGAATCAGCATGGAGATCATTTAGCTGTTGTAGCAGATGGGATGGGTGGCCACAGAGCAGGGGACGTTGCCAGTGAGCTAACCATTTCCATCTTAAAGGACTTATGGGAGAAAACCGAGAAATTTCACACCGCTGATGAAGCAGAAAATTGGTTAAAATCAACTATTAACGAAGTAAACAAAGAAGTATATACTTATTCTCAATCCAATTCCGAATGCGAAGGGATGGGTACGACTCTCGTCGGAGCCATATGTACTTCTTTATTTGCAACGATTGTCAATATCGGTGACAGCAGAGGGTATATCCTGAATGAAAACGGATTTCATCAATTGACCGAAGATCATACGCTTGTGAATGAATTGGTGAGAAGCGGTGAAATTTCTAAGGAAGATGCAGAACATCATCCGAGAAAAAATGTCATTTTAAGAGCAATCGGTACGGAAGCTTCAATTACAATGGATATTAAAACGATCATGTTCGAAGAGGAAGATCTCATTCTTCTATGTTCAGACGGTCTTTCAAATAAAGTCTCTGAAAAAGAAATGAAAGAGGTATTGGCCCAGGACCACTCCTTGGAAAATAAAGGGGAGTCGCTCGTTCATTTAGCCAATGAATATGGCGGTGAAGATAATATTACCGTAGTAATTGTCGAGTTTGCCGCTGAAACGGAAAGCGGGTGA
- the rsmB gene encoding 16S rRNA (cytosine(967)-C(5))-methyltransferase RsmB codes for MSKRNKTVREAALDVIEAVEKNQSYSNLLLHSVIEKNELPGKDIGLLTEMTYGTIQRKMTLDFYLAPFIKGKLDDWVRQLLRLSLYQLVYLDRIPDRAVFYEAVEIAKKRGHKGISGLVNGVLRSVQRKGLPTLDSIKDPVERVAIETSHPYWLVKRWSEQFGLDKTKEMCETNLIAPHQTARVNTTRISREELLQRLADSGNELQESLIVPEAVQSLRGNLAKTDEYRNGLCTIQDESSMLVSYALKLEKGMKVLDACAAPGGKTTHIAEKLSGTGEVHALDLHKHKVKLIDENASRLGLSNIHTAALDSRKAGEKFEKGSFDRILVDAPCSGLGVLRRKPDIKYAKKEADLLSLQKIQLDILSAVAPLLKKGGLLVYSTCTVDQNENEGTVSAFLSDHPDFEFHALDRLPEAVRPFIDGNQLQIFPQDFGGDGFYISCFLKKD; via the coding sequence ATGAGTAAACGAAATAAAACCGTACGGGAAGCAGCACTCGATGTCATCGAGGCAGTGGAAAAGAATCAATCATACAGCAACTTACTGCTTCATTCAGTAATCGAAAAAAACGAACTGCCGGGTAAGGATATCGGGTTATTGACGGAAATGACATACGGGACCATTCAACGCAAAATGACTCTGGATTTCTATTTAGCCCCATTCATCAAGGGGAAGCTGGACGATTGGGTTCGTCAATTGCTAAGATTATCCCTTTATCAGCTGGTCTACTTAGACCGGATCCCGGATCGCGCCGTATTCTATGAAGCAGTCGAAATCGCCAAAAAGAGAGGACATAAGGGAATCTCAGGATTAGTCAATGGGGTATTAAGGTCAGTACAGAGAAAAGGCCTTCCGACTCTCGACTCCATCAAGGACCCGGTGGAAAGGGTTGCCATCGAAACGAGTCATCCTTACTGGCTTGTTAAAAGGTGGTCAGAACAATTTGGCTTAGATAAAACGAAAGAAATGTGCGAAACCAACTTGATCGCTCCACACCAAACGGCCCGTGTGAATACAACCAGGATCAGCCGTGAAGAGCTCTTGCAGCGATTGGCTGACAGCGGAAATGAATTGCAGGAAAGTTTAATCGTACCGGAAGCGGTCCAGTCTCTTCGGGGGAACCTTGCGAAAACAGATGAATACCGTAATGGATTATGTACGATACAGGATGAGAGCTCCATGCTTGTTTCTTATGCTTTAAAGCTTGAAAAAGGGATGAAAGTGCTGGATGCGTGTGCAGCACCTGGAGGGAAAACGACGCATATTGCAGAAAAACTCTCCGGAACCGGCGAAGTCCATGCCTTGGATCTCCATAAGCATAAAGTCAAATTAATCGACGAAAATGCTTCCCGACTCGGTCTTTCCAATATACACACCGCTGCCCTTGATAGCAGGAAAGCCGGAGAGAAGTTTGAAAAGGGAAGTTTCGATCGGATACTGGTCGATGCACCATGCTCAGGTCTAGGCGTTCTCAGAAGAAAACCGGATATTAAATATGCAAAGAAAGAGGCAGATCTTCTATCCCTTCAAAAGATCCAGCTTGATATCCTATCGGCAGTTGCACCCTTGCTAAAAAAAGGTGGATTACTGGTATATAGCACATGTACGGTGGATCAGAACGAAAATGAAGGTACCGTGTCGGCCTTTCTGAGTGATCACCCTGACTTTGAATTTCATGCACTCGATCGACTTCCGGAAGCAGTGAGACCGTTCATTGATGGGAACCAATTGCAAATTTTCCCACAGGATTTCGGAGGCGACGGCTTCTATATTTCGTGCTTCCTGAAAAAGGATTGA